One segment of Amycolatopsis alba DSM 44262 DNA contains the following:
- a CDS encoding trypsin-like serine peptidase codes for MKRTASRTGILAALVGLAVTALTAVASPAQAAPAHREAAVDAKAVAAYWTPERMRSAVPIEQLVKAPAFTPKDVAKGQSAIIQSNPNGGGAWTGAGKVVQTAGRVFFTMGGRNASCSGDAVTSANGSVVITAGHCVKYQGAWHTNWTFAPGYDNGNTPYGTWAAKGTLTTPQWEASEDMNYDVGAAVVNPLNGQKLTDVVGAQGIAFNQARNQSMYTFGYPAAAPYDGTKLIYCSGSTFTDFLLTKDHGMNCNMTGGSSGGPWFLNFSEATGAGVQASVNSFGYNFLPGYMFGPYFGTDAQNLYNKAQAA; via the coding sequence ATGAAGAGGACGGCTTCCCGGACGGGGATCCTGGCGGCGCTCGTGGGGCTGGCGGTGACAGCGCTGACAGCGGTCGCGAGTCCCGCTCAAGCCGCACCGGCCCACCGTGAAGCGGCGGTCGACGCGAAGGCCGTCGCCGCCTACTGGACGCCCGAGCGGATGCGGTCGGCGGTGCCGATCGAGCAGCTGGTCAAGGCGCCCGCCTTCACGCCGAAAGATGTCGCGAAGGGGCAGAGCGCGATCATCCAGAGCAATCCCAACGGCGGCGGCGCGTGGACGGGGGCGGGCAAGGTCGTGCAGACCGCCGGCCGCGTGTTCTTCACCATGGGCGGGCGGAACGCGTCGTGCTCCGGTGACGCGGTCACCAGCGCGAACGGCAGCGTCGTCATCACCGCCGGGCACTGCGTGAAGTACCAAGGGGCCTGGCACACCAACTGGACCTTCGCGCCCGGTTACGACAATGGCAACACCCCCTACGGCACCTGGGCCGCGAAGGGCACGCTGACCACTCCGCAGTGGGAAGCGAGCGAGGACATGAACTACGACGTCGGCGCGGCCGTGGTCAACCCGCTCAACGGGCAGAAGCTGACCGACGTCGTCGGCGCGCAGGGCATCGCGTTCAACCAGGCACGCAACCAGTCGATGTACACGTTCGGGTACCCGGCGGCGGCGCCGTACGACGGCACGAAGCTGATCTACTGCAGCGGGAGCACGTTCACCGACTTCCTGCTCACGAAGGACCACGGGATGAACTGCAACATGACCGGTGGTTCGAGCGGCGGCCCGTGGTTCCTCAACTTCAGCGAGGCGACCGGCGCCGGCGTCCAGGCCTCGGTGAACAGCTTCGGCTACAACTTCCTGCCGGGCTACATGTTCGGCCCGTATTTCGGCACGGACGCGCAGAACCTCTACAACAAGGCGCAGGCCGCCTGA
- a CDS encoding alpha/beta hydrolase, with protein MRKTLAILAFLPLAAALPATAEAAPALKWTSPCPDYGMTPSPTAGLECATLQVPLDYADPGGRTIELTVSRKASTSPKRRGVLLMNPGGPGSPGLAMPAQLAQRQGNSGLLESYDVIGFDPRGTTYSTPVTCDLTEEQRYILTGPYAEGPRDVTEKAAKSRVVARKCAESKTADLLPQMTTANTARDLDRIREALGERKISYYGVSYGSYLGASYASMFPAKTDRIVLDSLLGPGGLDVRAHQRIADGFDDRFGDFTAWAAARDDLYHLGRTPAEVTAKFFELAEKRGQGIRIDTWGALYDDANFPGLAENWASPTVKAQGGPLDNDNHAALQLQVLCNDSDWPESVRYYQKAVERARVTHPMFGPAAANITPCAFWPVERREPPVRITDRGPANILLVQNLRDPSTPLSGARELRSALGGRAKFVTVDAGGHGVFTKENACGNDFVVRYLRDGALPAADSHCPAHLAK; from the coding sequence ATGAGAAAAACGCTGGCAATACTGGCTTTCCTGCCACTGGCCGCGGCGCTTCCAGCGACCGCCGAAGCAGCTCCGGCGCTCAAGTGGACGTCTCCCTGCCCGGATTACGGCATGACGCCCTCGCCGACCGCGGGCCTCGAATGCGCGACACTCCAGGTGCCGCTGGACTACGCGGACCCCGGCGGCCGGACCATCGAACTCACCGTGTCCCGCAAGGCGAGCACCTCGCCGAAGCGTCGCGGCGTGCTGCTGATGAACCCCGGTGGCCCTGGGAGCCCCGGCCTGGCGATGCCCGCCCAGCTCGCGCAGCGCCAGGGGAACAGCGGCCTGCTCGAAAGCTACGACGTCATCGGTTTCGACCCGCGCGGGACCACCTACAGCACACCGGTGACCTGTGACCTGACCGAGGAACAGCGGTACATCCTCACCGGCCCGTACGCCGAAGGCCCGCGTGACGTCACCGAGAAGGCGGCGAAGTCCAGGGTGGTGGCGAGGAAGTGTGCCGAGTCGAAGACCGCGGATCTCCTGCCGCAGATGACCACCGCCAACACCGCGCGCGACCTGGACCGGATCCGCGAGGCGCTGGGGGAGCGGAAGATCTCCTACTACGGTGTCTCGTACGGGAGCTATCTCGGCGCTTCCTACGCGTCGATGTTCCCGGCGAAGACGGACCGGATCGTGCTGGACAGCCTCTTGGGTCCCGGCGGGCTGGATGTCCGGGCGCACCAGCGGATCGCGGACGGTTTCGACGACCGCTTCGGCGATTTCACGGCGTGGGCGGCGGCGCGGGACGACCTCTACCACCTCGGGCGGACACCGGCCGAGGTGACGGCGAAGTTCTTCGAACTGGCCGAAAAGCGTGGCCAGGGAATCCGTATCGACACCTGGGGCGCGCTGTACGACGACGCGAACTTCCCCGGTCTCGCCGAGAACTGGGCCTCTCCGACGGTCAAGGCGCAGGGCGGACCGCTCGACAACGACAATCACGCCGCCTTGCAGCTCCAGGTGCTGTGCAACGACTCCGACTGGCCGGAAAGCGTGCGCTACTACCAAAAGGCGGTCGAACGCGCCCGCGTGACGCATCCGATGTTCGGTCCAGCCGCCGCGAACATCACCCCGTGCGCGTTCTGGCCGGTGGAGCGCCGCGAACCCCCGGTGCGGATCACCGATCGCGGACCGGCGAACATCCTGCTGGTGCAGAACCTCCGCGATCCGTCGACGCCGCTGTCCGGTGCTCGTGAACTGCGTTCGGCGCTGGGCGGGCGGGCCAAGTTCGTCACGGTCGACGCCGGCGGGCACGGCGTTTTCACCAAGGAGAACGCCTGCGGCAACGACTTCGTCGTGCGGTACCTGCGGGACGGTGCCCTCCCGGCCGCCGATTCCCACTGCCCGGCTCACCTGGCGAAGTAG
- a CDS encoding class II 3-deoxy-7-phosphoheptulonate synthase yields the protein MNWTVDVPVDTLPELPPLPPGLRERLDDALSRPAAQQPDWPDAELTKRVRGVLESVPPITVPAEIDRLSDRLAMVARGEAFLLQGGDCAETFESNTEPHIRANLRTLLQMAVVLTYGASLPVVKVGRIAGQYAKPRSASTDALGLPVYRGDIINSLVAKPELRVPDPGRMIRAYANAGAAMNLVRALTGAGMADLHQVHDWNKDFVKSSPASERYEALAAEIDRGLRFMSACGVTDTSLQSTEIFASHEALLLDYERSMLRMDRADAANPKLYNLSSHFLWVGERTRQLDGAHIAFAELLANPIGLKIGPTTTPEQAVEYVRRLDPRNEPGRLTLIARMGNGKVREVLPGIVEKVEASGHKVIWQCDPMHGNTHEASTGYKTRHFDRIVDEVQGFFEVHRKLGTYPGGIHVELTGEDVTECLGGAQEISDLDLSGRYETACDPRLNTQQSLELAFLVAEMLRG from the coding sequence GTGAACTGGACAGTGGACGTTCCCGTCGACACGCTCCCCGAACTGCCTCCTCTGCCTCCTGGGCTTCGCGAAAGGCTCGACGACGCGCTTTCCCGGCCCGCCGCGCAGCAGCCCGACTGGCCGGACGCCGAGCTGACGAAGCGGGTCCGCGGCGTGCTGGAAAGCGTGCCGCCGATCACCGTCCCGGCCGAGATCGACAGGCTCTCCGACAGGCTCGCCATGGTCGCCCGCGGCGAGGCGTTCCTGCTGCAGGGTGGTGACTGCGCGGAGACGTTCGAGTCGAACACCGAGCCGCACATCCGCGCCAACCTGCGCACCCTGCTGCAGATGGCCGTCGTCCTCACCTACGGCGCGAGCCTCCCGGTGGTGAAGGTCGGCCGGATCGCGGGCCAGTACGCGAAGCCGCGTTCGGCGTCCACCGACGCGCTCGGGCTGCCCGTGTACCGCGGCGACATCATCAACTCGCTCGTCGCCAAGCCCGAACTCCGCGTGCCCGACCCCGGCCGGATGATCCGCGCCTACGCCAACGCGGGCGCCGCGATGAACCTCGTCCGCGCGCTCACCGGCGCCGGCATGGCGGACCTGCACCAGGTGCACGACTGGAACAAGGACTTCGTGAAGTCCTCGCCCGCCAGCGAGCGCTACGAGGCCCTCGCCGCCGAGATCGACCGCGGCCTGCGGTTCATGTCGGCCTGCGGCGTCACCGACACCTCGCTCCAGTCCACCGAGATCTTCGCCAGCCACGAGGCGCTGCTCCTGGACTACGAGCGCTCCATGCTGCGGATGGACCGTGCGGACGCGGCGAACCCCAAGCTGTACAACCTGTCCTCGCACTTCCTCTGGGTGGGCGAACGGACCCGGCAGCTCGACGGCGCGCACATCGCCTTCGCGGAACTGCTGGCCAACCCGATCGGCCTCAAGATCGGCCCGACGACCACGCCCGAGCAGGCCGTCGAGTACGTCCGGCGGCTCGACCCGCGCAACGAGCCCGGCCGCCTGACGCTGATCGCCCGGATGGGCAACGGCAAGGTCCGCGAGGTGCTGCCAGGGATCGTCGAGAAGGTCGAGGCGTCCGGGCACAAGGTCATCTGGCAGTGCGACCCGATGCACGGCAACACCCACGAAGCGTCGACCGGGTACAAGACCCGGCACTTCGACCGGATCGTGGACGAGGTGCAGGGCTTCTTCGAGGTGCACCGCAAGCTCGGCACCTACCCCGGCGGTATCCACGTCGAGCTCACCGGCGAAGACGTCACCGAATGCCTCGGCGGCGCGCAGGAGATCTCGGACCTGGACCTTTCGGGCCGGTACGAGACCGCTTGCGACCCGCGCCTGAACACGCAGCAGTCGCTGGAACTGGCTTTCCTGGTCGCGGAGATGCTGCGCGGCTGA
- a CDS encoding wax ester/triacylglycerol synthase family O-acyltransferase, whose product MMSGLQLSALDVAFLCLESETTPMHMGAVVTFRPRGQVHARKLTALLAERAARLEKLRQRPRTALFPPGAAIWAEDPDFVASEHISHHHLSSLYEPDPLSAYASRWMGRPLDTGKPLWDLHLVTGLPDGEFALLLKLHHALTDGAGAYAVAVGLLDGLPRVTKRGRGGAEPPAPRSPVDAVRDALGTTLAQAGASAGIASSVVRATRSPLSPISAPPSTERRLGFVRLDTGELRRIRRAHGGTANDVVLAILSGALREWMINRGQRADDRTLRALIPVSMRGRSAEQLGGNKLSGYLCDLPVGLDDPVERLLAVQREMSRNKAAGPSRGAGAFPLLADRMPPMLHRLGSKAAGLAAPLLFDLVVTTVPVPPNRLSLDGTKIEGVYPFVPLAPRQAIGIAVATYRDSVHIGLQANGAAVSDVGSLRDGVLKSAARLLDTA is encoded by the coding sequence ATGATGTCAGGCCTGCAGCTGAGCGCACTCGATGTCGCTTTCCTTTGCCTGGAAAGCGAAACGACGCCCATGCACATGGGCGCGGTGGTCACCTTCCGCCCGCGCGGGCAGGTGCACGCGCGCAAGCTGACCGCGCTGCTCGCCGAACGGGCCGCGCGACTGGAGAAGCTGCGTCAGCGCCCTCGCACCGCGCTGTTCCCGCCCGGCGCCGCCATCTGGGCCGAGGACCCGGATTTCGTTGCCAGTGAACATATTTCACATCACCACCTGAGCTCCCTGTACGAACCGGACCCACTCTCCGCCTACGCTTCGCGGTGGATGGGACGGCCGCTTGACACCGGAAAGCCCTTGTGGGACTTGCATCTCGTCACCGGCCTGCCGGACGGGGAGTTCGCGTTGCTGCTGAAACTGCACCACGCCCTCACCGACGGGGCGGGCGCGTACGCCGTCGCCGTCGGCCTGCTCGACGGGCTTCCGCGGGTGACGAAGCGCGGGCGCGGCGGCGCCGAACCACCGGCCCCACGCTCCCCTGTGGACGCTGTCAGGGACGCCCTCGGCACCACCCTGGCCCAGGCCGGGGCATCGGCCGGGATCGCGTCTTCCGTCGTCCGCGCTACCCGTTCGCCGCTGTCCCCGATCAGCGCGCCGCCGTCGACGGAACGACGACTCGGCTTCGTCCGGCTGGACACCGGCGAGCTCCGGCGGATCCGCCGGGCCCACGGCGGTACCGCCAACGACGTCGTGCTGGCGATCCTCAGCGGTGCCCTGCGCGAATGGATGATCAACCGCGGCCAGCGCGCCGACGACCGGACTCTGCGCGCGCTCATCCCGGTGAGCATGCGCGGACGGTCCGCCGAGCAACTGGGCGGCAACAAGCTGTCCGGTTATCTCTGCGACCTGCCGGTCGGCCTCGACGATCCGGTGGAACGGCTACTGGCCGTCCAGCGTGAGATGAGCCGGAACAAGGCAGCGGGCCCCAGCCGGGGCGCCGGCGCGTTCCCGCTGCTCGCCGACCGGATGCCGCCGATGCTGCACCGGCTCGGTTCGAAGGCCGCCGGGCTCGCCGCGCCGCTGCTGTTCGACCTCGTGGTGACCACGGTGCCGGTGCCGCCCAACCGGCTCAGCCTCGACGGGACGAAGATCGAGGGCGTGTACCCGTTCGTGCCGCTGGCGCCGCGGCAGGCGATCGGGATCGCGGTGGCGACCTACCGCGACTCCGTCCACATCGGACTTCAGGCGAACGGGGCGGCGGTCTCGGATGTGGGCTCGCTGCGGGACGGCGTGCTCAAGTCGGCCGCGAGGCTGCTGGACACCGCTTAG
- a CDS encoding glutamate synthase subunit beta, whose protein sequence is MADPTGFLKYEREEPNKKSKEDRLATWGEVYADVEPAERNEKVRKQASRCMDCGIPFCHSGGSGCPLGNLIPEWNDLVRRGDWAAASDRLHATNNFPEFTGKLCPAPCEAGCVLSISPLSGGPVSIKRVEQTIADQSWEAGYVQPQISAVSSGQRVAVVGSGPAGLAAAQQLTRAGHEVTVYERDDRLGGLLRYGIPEFKMEKKVLDRRLAQLRKEGTKFVTGCEVGVDLTVEDLRAGHDAVVLAVGALRGRDDTTTPGRELSGIHLAMEHLVPANKYVEGDGPSPVDAAGKHVVIIGGGDTGADSYGTATRQGALSVTQLDQYPTPPSTRDDERSPWPTWPYILRTYPAHEEAGERKFAVAVKRFVGDENGNVRAVEVQQVRVQKDPETGRREVIPVNDEVEELPAGLVLFAIGFEGVEHMPLLDGLGLSLTKRGTLSCGSDWQTSSPGVFVCGDAHRGASLVVWAIAEGRSVASAVDAYLTGASDLPAPVHPTALPLAVV, encoded by the coding sequence GTGGCTGATCCGACGGGTTTCCTCAAGTACGAACGCGAAGAGCCGAATAAGAAGTCCAAAGAGGACCGACTCGCCACGTGGGGCGAGGTGTACGCCGACGTGGAACCCGCCGAGCGCAACGAAAAGGTGCGCAAGCAGGCTTCGCGGTGCATGGACTGCGGTATCCCGTTCTGTCACTCCGGTGGTTCCGGCTGCCCGCTGGGCAACCTGATCCCGGAGTGGAACGACCTGGTGCGCCGCGGCGACTGGGCCGCGGCGAGCGACCGGCTCCACGCGACCAACAACTTCCCCGAGTTCACCGGGAAGCTGTGCCCCGCGCCGTGCGAGGCGGGCTGCGTGCTGTCGATCTCGCCGTTGTCCGGCGGACCGGTCTCGATCAAGCGGGTCGAGCAGACGATCGCCGACCAGTCCTGGGAAGCGGGCTACGTGCAGCCGCAGATCTCGGCGGTGTCGTCGGGGCAGCGGGTCGCGGTCGTCGGCTCCGGCCCGGCCGGGCTCGCCGCCGCGCAGCAGCTGACCCGCGCCGGCCACGAAGTGACCGTCTACGAGCGGGACGACCGGCTCGGTGGCCTGCTGCGGTACGGCATCCCCGAGTTCAAGATGGAGAAGAAGGTCCTCGACCGGCGGCTCGCGCAACTCCGCAAGGAGGGCACGAAGTTCGTCACCGGCTGCGAGGTCGGCGTCGATCTGACCGTCGAGGACCTTCGGGCCGGTCACGACGCGGTGGTGCTCGCCGTGGGCGCGCTGCGCGGCCGGGACGACACGACCACGCCGGGTCGTGAGCTGTCCGGGATCCACCTGGCGATGGAACATCTGGTCCCGGCCAACAAGTACGTCGAGGGCGACGGGCCGTCGCCGGTCGACGCGGCGGGCAAGCACGTCGTCATCATCGGCGGCGGTGACACCGGGGCCGACTCCTACGGCACCGCGACCCGGCAGGGCGCGCTTTCGGTGACGCAGCTGGACCAGTACCCGACGCCACCGTCCACAAGAGACGACGAGCGGTCACCGTGGCCGACCTGGCCGTACATTTTGCGCACCTACCCGGCGCACGAGGAGGCGGGCGAGCGCAAGTTCGCCGTCGCGGTGAAGCGTTTCGTCGGCGACGAGAACGGAAACGTGCGCGCCGTTGAAGTGCAGCAGGTGCGGGTCCAGAAGGATCCGGAAACCGGACGGCGGGAGGTCATCCCGGTCAACGACGAGGTCGAGGAACTGCCCGCCGGTCTCGTGCTGTTCGCGATCGGGTTCGAAGGTGTCGAGCACATGCCGCTGCTGGACGGGCTCGGGCTGTCGCTGACCAAACGCGGCACGCTTTCGTGCGGCTCGGACTGGCAGACCTCCTCGCCCGGCGTGTTCGTCTGCGGCGACGCGCATCGCGGCGCCTCGCTGGTGGTGTGGGCGATCGCCGAGGGACGCTCGGTGGCGAGCGCGGTGGACGCCTATCTCACCGGTGCTTCGGACCTGCCCGCTCCCGTGCACCCGACGGCGCTCCCGCTCGCCGTCGTCTGA